A single window of Lysobacter oculi DNA harbors:
- a CDS encoding HvfB family MNIO-type RiPP peptide maturase: MHAEHGMAMVGLGLRRGLMDAIASAPAGDFDFLECAPENWIGVGGALGARFDALAARFPVTLHGLSLSLGGAEPLDDALLDGIAGFMQRHGIHHYSEHLSYSADDGHLYDLMPLAFDEVTVAHVAARIDQVQQRLGRRIAIENVSYYAAPWQRMPEADFINAVIDAGDCDLLLDVNNVFVNAINHGYDARAFIDAMPTARIAGYHIAGHYDEADDLKIDTHGAAVKDDVWALLDHTYARHGVQPTLLERDFNYPAWPELQHELSRIRTLQAAHA; the protein is encoded by the coding sequence ATGCACGCGGAACACGGCATGGCGATGGTGGGCCTCGGCCTGCGCCGGGGATTGATGGATGCCATCGCGTCCGCGCCCGCCGGTGATTTCGATTTCCTCGAATGCGCGCCGGAGAACTGGATCGGCGTCGGTGGCGCGCTCGGCGCCCGCTTCGACGCGCTGGCCGCGCGCTTTCCGGTCACCCTGCACGGTTTGTCACTCTCGCTCGGGGGCGCCGAGCCGCTGGATGACGCATTGCTCGACGGCATCGCCGGCTTCATGCAGCGGCACGGCATCCACCACTACAGCGAACACCTGAGCTACAGCGCCGATGACGGCCATCTCTACGACCTGATGCCGCTGGCCTTCGACGAAGTGACCGTGGCGCACGTCGCCGCACGCATCGACCAGGTGCAACAGCGCCTCGGCCGGCGCATCGCCATCGAAAACGTCAGCTATTACGCCGCGCCCTGGCAGCGCATGCCGGAAGCGGACTTCATCAACGCGGTGATCGATGCCGGCGACTGCGACTTGCTGCTCGACGTCAACAACGTCTTCGTCAACGCGATCAACCACGGCTACGACGCCCGCGCCTTCATCGACGCGATGCCGACCGCGCGCATCGCCGGTTATCACATTGCCGGCCATTACGACGAAGCCGACGACCTCAAGATCGACACCCACGGCGCGGCGGTGAAAGACGATGTCTGGGCCCTGCTCGACCACACCTATGCGCGCCACGGCGTGCAGCCGACGCTGCTCGAACGCGACTTCAACTACCCCGCATGGCCTGAACTACAACACGAACTCTCGCGCATCCGCACCCTGCAGGCGGCACACGCATGA
- a CDS encoding HvfC family RiPP maturation protein: MSAHDDRLRDRQFAFAAHLRDAANPPPPGIEPRRMAVYRELFRATLESLLAANFPVIRRTLGDDAWMTLVGDFHREHRCATPLFTEIAPEFIAWLADNVERLPSWLPELAHYEWMELRAQIDDAPLPPHAPDGDLLTGVPVLSPQAWPLAYAWPVDRIGPAFQPASSPVEPTLLLVRRDAAMQVHFARLSALAFRLLQMIEADEGHSGQTLIDALAHEAGLPDDAAFAHDARAMLQRLRDEGTVIGIRSR, encoded by the coding sequence ATGAGCGCGCACGACGACCGCCTGCGCGACCGCCAGTTCGCCTTCGCCGCCCATCTGCGCGACGCCGCGAATCCGCCGCCGCCCGGCATCGAACCGCGCCGCATGGCGGTCTATCGCGAGCTGTTCCGCGCCACGCTGGAATCGCTGCTTGCCGCCAACTTCCCGGTCATCCGCAGGACGCTGGGCGATGATGCGTGGATGACGCTGGTCGGCGATTTCCATCGCGAACATCGCTGCGCCACGCCGCTGTTCACCGAGATCGCGCCGGAGTTCATCGCCTGGCTCGCCGACAACGTCGAACGCCTTCCGTCGTGGCTGCCGGAGCTCGCGCATTACGAATGGATGGAACTGCGCGCGCAGATCGACGATGCGCCGCTGCCGCCGCACGCGCCCGATGGCGACCTGCTGACCGGCGTACCGGTGCTGTCACCGCAGGCCTGGCCGCTGGCCTACGCGTGGCCGGTGGACCGGATCGGGCCGGCGTTCCAGCCCGCATCTTCCCCGGTTGAACCGACCTTGCTGCTGGTGCGCCGCGATGCCGCGATGCAGGTGCATTTCGCGAGACTATCGGCGCTCGCCTTCCGGCTGCTGCAGATGATCGAGGCCGACGAAGGCCACAGCGGCCAGACGCTCATCGATGCACTGGCGCACGAAGCCGGCCTGCCCGATGACGCGGCCTTCGCCCACGATGCGCGCGCGATGCTGCAGCGCCTGCGTGACGAGGGCACGGTGATCGGTATACGCAGCCGCTAA
- the rnt gene encoding ribonuclease T produces MPDAPPPHKPMTMATRFRGFLPVVVDVETGGFDWNRHALLEIAAIPLEMDEDGRLYPGKTACAHLHPAPGTDIDPKSLAVTGIQLDHPFRLAKEEKEGLEHVFAPVREAVKRQGCQRAILVGHNAHFDLNFLNAAVARSKHKRNPFHPFSVFDTVTMAGLAYGQTVLARAVQAAGLTWNSADAHSAVYDAEITAELFCRIANAWPMQLPVSPAVEMADDAT; encoded by the coding sequence ATGCCCGACGCCCCGCCTCCCCACAAACCCATGACCATGGCCACCCGTTTCCGCGGCTTCCTGCCGGTGGTGGTCGATGTGGAAACCGGCGGCTTCGACTGGAACCGCCACGCGTTGTTGGAAATCGCCGCGATTCCGCTGGAGATGGACGAAGACGGACGTCTTTACCCCGGCAAGACCGCGTGCGCGCACCTGCATCCCGCGCCCGGCACCGACATCGATCCCAAGTCACTCGCGGTGACCGGCATCCAGCTCGATCATCCGTTCCGGCTGGCGAAGGAAGAGAAAGAAGGCCTGGAGCATGTGTTCGCCCCGGTGCGCGAGGCGGTGAAGCGGCAGGGCTGCCAGCGCGCGATCCTGGTCGGGCACAACGCGCACTTCGACCTCAACTTCCTCAATGCCGCGGTCGCGCGCAGCAAGCACAAGCGCAATCCGTTCCACCCCTTCAGCGTGTTCGACACGGTGACGATGGCCGGCCTGGCCTACGGACAGACCGTGCTCGCACGCGCGGTGCAGGCGGCCGGGCTGACATGGAATTCGGCGGATGCGCATTCGGCCGTGTACGACGCCGAGATCACCGCCGAGTTGTTCTGCCGCATCGCCAATGCATGGCCGATGCAGCTGCCGGTCAGCCCTGCTGTGGAGATGGCCGACGACGCGACCTGA
- a CDS encoding CBU_0592 family membrane protein — MGFELAWYDWVGLLGTATILFGFFMLQAGRLHGTGLVYQLLNLLGAGGVLVSLAGKFNLSVFVLEGIWMLISVYGIARTLRSRRRPSPQQG; from the coding sequence ATGGGCTTTGAACTCGCGTGGTACGACTGGGTCGGCCTGCTGGGCACGGCGACCATCCTGTTCGGCTTCTTCATGCTGCAGGCCGGGCGCCTGCACGGCACCGGCCTGGTCTACCAGCTGCTCAACCTGCTCGGCGCGGGCGGAGTGCTGGTCTCGCTGGCCGGCAAGTTCAACCTGTCGGTCTTCGTGCTCGAAGGCATCTGGATGCTGATCAGCGTGTACGGCATCGCGCGGACGCTCAGGTCGCGTCGTCGGCCATCTCCACAGCAGGGCTGA
- the rlmB gene encoding 23S rRNA (guanosine(2251)-2'-O)-methyltransferase RlmB codes for MSKASQWIAGINAVASALEHDADNVREVLVEAGGKNTRLADIETQARRLGIDVRRVAQQALEGVAGGLRHQGVVARYQAAKTWDEHELAALIEQAEGRALVLVLDGVQDPHNLGACLRSAAAAGATAVVIPRDKAVQVNATVRKTSAGAADRIPVVAATNLSRCLRDLQKQGVWIYGLAGETEASLYGIDLKGNVALVLGSEGEGLRRLTRENCDALVRIPMPGEMESLNVSVASGIALFEAVRQRQA; via the coding sequence ATGAGCAAAGCTTCCCAATGGATCGCCGGCATCAACGCCGTGGCCTCGGCCCTGGAGCACGACGCGGACAACGTCCGCGAAGTGCTGGTGGAGGCGGGCGGCAAGAACACGCGCCTGGCCGATATCGAAACCCAGGCGCGCCGGCTCGGCATCGATGTGCGCCGCGTGGCGCAGCAGGCGCTGGAAGGCGTGGCCGGCGGTTTGCGTCACCAAGGCGTGGTCGCGCGCTACCAGGCCGCGAAAACCTGGGACGAGCATGAGCTGGCCGCGCTGATCGAGCAGGCCGAAGGCCGTGCGCTGGTGTTGGTGCTCGATGGCGTGCAGGACCCGCACAACCTCGGCGCCTGCCTGCGTTCGGCGGCGGCGGCGGGCGCGACGGCGGTGGTGATTCCGCGCGACAAGGCGGTGCAGGTCAACGCCACCGTGCGCAAGACCTCGGCCGGTGCGGCGGACCGCATCCCGGTGGTGGCCGCGACCAATCTCTCGCGCTGCCTGCGTGACCTGCAGAAGCAGGGTGTGTGGATCTACGGGCTGGCCGGCGAAACCGAGGCCTCCCTCTACGGCATCGACCTGAAGGGCAATGTCGCGCTGGTGCTGGGCAGCGAGGGCGAAGGCCTGCGCCGCCTGACCCGCGAGAACTGCGACGCGCTGGTGCGCATCCCGATGCCCGGCGAAATGGAAAGCCTCAATGTTTCGGTGGCGAGCGGCATCGCGCTGTTCGAGGCCGTGCGCCAGCGCCAGGCCTGA
- the rnr gene encoding ribonuclease R, whose amino-acid sequence MKKTSSKGPRSPGNSAGKPGHRTPKATQAPATPAGGAKRKPAKAAAPWLPEHLAKPARGGGPGKPGKAPARKGWAPGEVGKPGKRPMQDPNHHREAQRYAEPIASRDFILQVLAEADGPMAADALAQQLGLTAPDRREALDRRLGAMVRDGQLLQNRRGAFAPAAQLDLMPGTVIANPEGFGFLRPDAGGGEDLFLPPAEMRKVMHGDRVLASVTGMDRRGRREGAIVEVLERRVTRLVGRYDEEAGVGFVVPDDARIQRNVMIPEAERNNAKRGQLVVAEITQAQDARRPPIGRIVAVLGDKLTPSLVVEAAIHGHDIPHEFPQEVLEEAAAVPLEVPAAVAATRVDLRAMPLVTIDGEDAKDFDDAVYCERTRGGWRLVVAIADVSHYVRPSTPLDDEAQKRATSVYFPGFVVPMLPETLSNGICSLNPKVDRLCFVCDMQLDNHGVTQSAEFYEAVMNSHARLTYTEVWNVVGEGIPDEDREAAEAKIGPLLGHVRHLHQLYRQMAKAREARGAIEFESGEVRFVLDNRGEVTQAGMLQRNDAHKLIEECMIAANVQAAEFLLARGIPAPFRIHERPPEQKYADLQEFLKEFKLSMPPWSKVHPRDFTALIHKVRERADAALIESVLLRSQSLAVYSPSNVGHFGLALESYAHFTSPIRRYPDLLVHRAIKHAIGGGRADDFRYSARDMDQLSLQSSERGRRADEAEREVDERYRAAWMEKHVGGEFDGVISGVTSFGLFVELDDSKVNGLVHVTQLPHDFYHFDAIRKTLTGERRGRQFRLGDRVRIVVLKASLEERKIDFRLVDEDDAAPARPPRGQPARRPKQKY is encoded by the coding sequence ATGAAGAAAACCTCCAGCAAGGGCCCGCGTTCGCCGGGCAACAGCGCCGGCAAGCCCGGCCATCGCACACCCAAGGCCACCCAAGCCCCGGCAACGCCCGCAGGCGGCGCCAAGCGCAAGCCGGCGAAGGCCGCGGCGCCGTGGTTGCCGGAGCATCTGGCCAAGCCCGCGCGCGGCGGTGGGCCCGGCAAGCCCGGCAAGGCGCCGGCACGCAAGGGCTGGGCACCGGGCGAGGTGGGCAAGCCGGGCAAGCGCCCGATGCAGGATCCCAACCACCACCGCGAGGCCCAGCGCTACGCCGAGCCCATCGCCAGCCGCGATTTCATCCTGCAGGTGCTGGCCGAGGCCGATGGCCCGATGGCCGCCGACGCGCTGGCGCAGCAACTCGGCCTGACCGCGCCCGACCGCCGCGAAGCACTCGACCGCCGCCTCGGCGCGATGGTGCGCGATGGCCAGTTGCTGCAGAACCGTCGCGGGGCGTTCGCGCCGGCCGCGCAGCTCGACCTGATGCCGGGCACGGTCATCGCCAATCCCGAAGGTTTCGGCTTCCTGCGCCCGGACGCGGGCGGTGGCGAGGACCTGTTCCTGCCGCCGGCCGAGATGCGCAAGGTGATGCATGGCGACCGGGTGCTGGCCAGCGTCACCGGCATGGATCGCCGTGGCCGCCGCGAAGGCGCCATCGTCGAGGTGCTGGAGCGCCGCGTCACCCGCCTGGTCGGCCGCTATGACGAGGAGGCCGGCGTCGGCTTCGTGGTGCCGGACGACGCCCGCATCCAGCGCAACGTGATGATCCCCGAGGCTGAGCGCAACAACGCGAAGCGCGGCCAGCTGGTCGTCGCCGAGATCACCCAGGCCCAGGATGCGCGCCGCCCGCCGATCGGCCGCATCGTCGCGGTGCTGGGCGACAAGCTGACGCCGTCGCTGGTGGTGGAAGCGGCGATCCACGGCCACGACATCCCGCACGAATTCCCGCAGGAGGTGCTGGAGGAAGCCGCCGCCGTGCCGCTGGAAGTGCCGGCTGCCGTCGCCGCCACCCGCGTGGACCTGCGCGCGATGCCGCTGGTCACCATCGACGGCGAGGACGCCAAGGATTTCGATGACGCCGTCTACTGCGAACGCACCCGCGGCGGCTGGCGGCTGGTGGTGGCGATCGCCGATGTCTCGCATTACGTGCGTCCCAGCACGCCGCTGGACGACGAGGCGCAGAAGCGTGCGACCTCGGTCTACTTCCCCGGTTTCGTGGTGCCGATGCTGCCGGAGACGTTGTCCAACGGCATCTGCTCGCTCAACCCGAAGGTGGACCGGCTGTGCTTCGTCTGCGACATGCAGCTGGACAACCACGGCGTCACCCAGTCGGCGGAGTTCTACGAGGCGGTGATGAACTCGCACGCCCGCCTGACCTACACCGAAGTGTGGAACGTGGTGGGCGAGGGCATCCCCGACGAAGACCGCGAGGCGGCGGAAGCCAAGATCGGCCCGCTGCTCGGGCATGTGCGCCACCTGCACCAGCTCTACCGGCAGATGGCGAAGGCACGCGAGGCGCGTGGCGCGATCGAGTTCGAGTCGGGCGAGGTGCGCTTCGTCCTCGACAACCGCGGCGAAGTCACCCAGGCCGGCATGCTCCAGCGCAACGACGCGCACAAGCTGATCGAGGAATGCATGATCGCGGCCAACGTGCAAGCGGCGGAATTCCTGCTGGCACGCGGCATCCCCGCGCCGTTCCGCATCCACGAGCGCCCGCCGGAGCAGAAGTACGCCGACCTGCAGGAGTTCCTGAAGGAATTCAAGCTGTCGATGCCGCCGTGGAGCAAGGTGCATCCGCGCGACTTCACCGCGCTCATCCACAAGGTGCGCGAACGCGCCGACGCCGCGCTGATCGAATCCGTATTGCTGCGCAGCCAGTCGCTGGCGGTGTATTCGCCGAGCAACGTCGGCCACTTCGGGCTGGCGCTGGAGAGCTACGCGCACTTCACCTCGCCGATCCGCCGCTATCCCGACCTGCTGGTGCATCGCGCCATCAAGCATGCGATCGGTGGCGGACGGGCCGATGATTTCCGCTACAGCGCGCGCGACATGGACCAGCTCTCGCTGCAGAGTTCGGAACGCGGACGCCGTGCCGATGAAGCCGAGCGCGAGGTGGACGAGCGTTACCGCGCGGCGTGGATGGAGAAGCACGTCGGCGGCGAATTCGACGGCGTGATCAGCGGCGTCACCAGCTTCGGGCTGTTCGTCGAGCTGGACGATTCCAAGGTCAACGGGCTGGTCCACGTGACCCAGCTGCCGCACGACTTCTACCACTTCGACGCCATCCGCAAGACGCTGACCGGCGAGCGCCGTGGCCGCCAGTTCCGCCTCGGCGACCGCGTGCGCATCGTGGTGCTGAAGGCGAGCCTGGAGGAACGCAAGATCGACTTCCGGCTGGTCGATGAGGACGATGCCGCCCCAGCACGGCCGCCGCGCGGTCAACCGGCCAGGCGGCCCAAGCAGAAGTATTGA
- the parC gene encoding DNA topoisomerase IV subunit A: MSSNDLTRPAFHGFEQIPLREYAERAYLDYSMYVVLDRALPFIGDGLKPVQRRIIYAMSELGLNAGSKPKKSARTVGDVIGKYHPHGDSACYEALVLMAQPFSYRYPLIEGQGNFGSPDDPKSFAAMRYTESKLTPIAEVLLGELGQGTVDWDPNFDGTLEEPTWMPARLPHLLLNGTTGIAVGMATDVPPHNLNEVVSACIRLLEDPDASVADLCEHILGPDYPTTAEIITPVADLRTIYETGNGGVRVRATYAKENGNIIITALPYQVSPSKVIEQIAQQMRAKKLPWLEDIRDESDHATPVRIALVPRSNRVDIDQLMGHLFATTDLEKSYRVNMNVIGLDGRPQVKNLKMLLSEWLRFRQDTVVRRLKHRLEKVERRLHLLEGLLTAFLNLDEVIRIIRSEDEPKPVLMARFALSDDQADYILDTKLRQLARLEEMKIRGEQDQLDSERDRLIATLGSNAKLKKLIKEELLADAKKFGDARRSPLVARVAAQALDETELVASEPVTVVMSEKGWVRAAKGHDVDAAALSYRDGDGLLAAVKGRSNQQVAFLDSAGRSYSTAAHTLPSARGNGEPLTGRFSPASGASFRALASGDNDMRLVLASSEGYGFVTRFENLTGRNKAGKAMISLGNGADVLQPAPATKVESDRIVIATSAGHVLAFPLADLPELDKGKGNKLIEIPKAKRGTEKVVAVAVIPEGGKLQVKSGARTMTLSWKELDEYLGARASRGSLLPRGWQKVDALSAEG; this comes from the coding sequence ATGAGCAGCAACGACCTGACCCGCCCCGCCTTCCACGGTTTCGAGCAGATCCCCCTGCGCGAGTACGCCGAGCGCGCCTACCTCGACTATTCGATGTACGTGGTGCTCGACCGCGCCCTGCCCTTCATCGGCGACGGGCTGAAGCCGGTCCAGCGCCGCATCATCTATGCGATGAGCGAACTCGGCCTCAACGCCGGGTCCAAGCCGAAGAAATCCGCGCGCACCGTGGGCGACGTCATCGGCAAATACCACCCGCATGGCGACAGCGCCTGCTACGAGGCGCTGGTGTTGATGGCGCAGCCGTTCTCCTACCGCTATCCGCTGATCGAAGGCCAGGGCAACTTCGGTTCGCCGGACGACCCGAAATCCTTCGCGGCGATGCGCTACACCGAGTCCAAGCTGACGCCGATCGCCGAAGTGCTGCTGGGCGAACTGGGCCAGGGCACGGTGGACTGGGATCCCAACTTCGACGGCACGCTGGAAGAGCCGACGTGGATGCCGGCGCGCCTGCCGCACCTGCTGCTCAACGGCACCACCGGCATCGCGGTCGGCATGGCCACCGACGTGCCGCCGCACAACCTCAACGAGGTGGTGAGCGCCTGCATCCGCCTGCTGGAGGATCCCGATGCCTCGGTCGCCGACCTCTGCGAGCACATCCTCGGGCCGGACTATCCGACCACCGCCGAGATCATCACCCCGGTCGCCGACCTGCGCACGATCTACGAGACCGGCAACGGCGGCGTGCGCGTGCGCGCGACCTACGCGAAGGAGAACGGCAACATCATCATCACCGCGCTGCCTTACCAGGTGTCGCCGTCGAAGGTGATCGAGCAGATCGCGCAGCAGATGCGCGCGAAGAAGCTGCCGTGGCTGGAGGACATCCGCGACGAATCCGACCACGCCACGCCGGTGCGCATCGCGCTGGTGCCGCGCAGCAACCGCGTCGACATCGACCAGCTGATGGGCCACCTCTTCGCCACCACCGATCTGGAGAAGAGCTACCGCGTCAACATGAACGTGATCGGGCTCGATGGCCGGCCGCAGGTGAAGAACCTGAAGATGCTGCTGTCGGAGTGGCTGCGCTTCCGCCAGGACACCGTGGTCCGCCGCCTCAAGCACCGGCTGGAAAAAGTCGAGCGCCGCCTGCACCTGTTGGAAGGCCTGTTGACCGCCTTCCTCAACCTGGACGAGGTGATCCGGATCATCCGCAGCGAGGACGAGCCGAAGCCGGTGCTGATGGCGCGTTTCGCGCTCAGCGACGACCAGGCCGACTATATCCTCGACACCAAGCTGCGCCAGCTGGCACGGCTGGAGGAAATGAAGATCCGTGGCGAGCAGGACCAGCTCGACAGCGAGCGCGACCGCCTGATCGCGACGCTCGGCAGCAATGCCAAGCTCAAGAAACTGATCAAGGAAGAACTGCTGGCCGATGCGAAGAAGTTCGGCGATGCGCGGCGTTCACCGCTGGTCGCGCGCGTGGCGGCGCAGGCGCTGGACGAAACCGAACTGGTCGCCAGCGAACCGGTGACGGTGGTGATGAGCGAAAAGGGCTGGGTACGCGCGGCGAAGGGCCACGATGTGGATGCCGCCGCGTTGTCCTACCGCGATGGCGACGGCCTGCTTGCCGCGGTCAAGGGCCGCAGCAACCAGCAGGTCGCGTTCCTGGATTCCGCCGGCCGCAGCTATTCCACCGCCGCGCACACGCTGCCTTCGGCGCGTGGCAATGGCGAGCCGCTGACCGGGCGCTTCTCGCCGGCGTCGGGCGCTTCGTTCCGCGCGCTGGCCAGCGGCGACAACGACATGCGCCTGGTGCTGGCATCGAGCGAGGGCTACGGCTTCGTCACCCGCTTCGAAAACCTGACCGGCCGCAACAAGGCGGGCAAGGCGATGATCTCGCTCGGCAACGGCGCCGACGTGCTGCAGCCCGCTCCCGCGACGAAAGTGGAGAGCGACCGCATCGTGATCGCCACCAGCGCCGGCCATGTGCTGGCCTTCCCGCTGGCCGACCTGCCTGAGCTCGACAAGGGCAAGGGCAACAAGCTGATCGAAATCCCCAAGGCCAAGCGCGGCACCGAGAAGGTGGTCGCGGTCGCGGTGATCCCCGAAGGCGGCAAGCTGCAGGTGAAGTCCGGTGCCCGCACCATGACGCTGTCGTGGAAGGAACTGGACGAATACCTGGGCGCGCGCGCCTCGCGGGGCAGCCTGTTGCCGCGCGGCTGGCAGAAGGTGGATGCGCTTTCGGCGGAAGGCTGA
- a CDS encoding VOC family protein, with product MKRVTGIGGIFFKANDPKALSAWYRDHLGLDVTEWGGAIIKWGGEGSESGLTVWSPFAADTDYMQPGIASFMVNFRVEDVDALLAALREEGCNVMDKTDSSEQGKFGWVIDPEGNKIELWQPAAGM from the coding sequence ATGAAACGCGTGACCGGCATCGGCGGCATCTTCTTCAAGGCGAACGACCCCAAGGCGCTGTCGGCCTGGTATCGCGACCATCTGGGGCTCGACGTCACCGAATGGGGCGGCGCGATCATCAAATGGGGCGGCGAAGGCTCGGAATCGGGCCTCACCGTGTGGAGCCCGTTCGCCGCCGACACCGATTACATGCAGCCGGGCATCGCCTCGTTCATGGTCAATTTCCGCGTCGAAGACGTGGACGCGCTGCTGGCGGCCCTTCGCGAGGAAGGCTGCAACGTGATGGACAAGACCGACAGTTCCGAGCAGGGCAAGTTCGGCTGGGTGATCGACCCCGAAGGCAACAAGATCGAACTCTGGCAACCCGCCGCGGGCATGTAG
- the asnB gene encoding asparagine synthase B has translation MCSILSVIDLRPGSDLAVLRPLALSLSARQRHRGPDWSGVYQHPHALLVHERLAIVDPAGGAQPLLSGDGQLALAVNGEIYNHRELRTDLEDAYAFQSGSDCEVINALHARDPEGDAGAWLDRLNGMFAFVLWDARRQRAIIARDHIGICPLYWGHDVEGRLWVSSEMKAIARLCDDVAQFPPGHWFDTRSGVLHRYYQRPWRDVAATEGVQVSKAALREAFEAAVHRQLMSDVPYGVLLSGGLDSSLVAACAAKFARQRIEDDDASEAWWPRLHSFAIGLEGSPDLKAAQIAADALGTVHHGFTYTFEEGLDAIPDVIRHVETCDVTTIRASTPMYLLARRIKAMGVKMVLSGEGSDELFGGYLYFHKAPDARSFHEELVRKLDALHQYDCLRANKSMMAWGVEPRVPFLDREFIEVAMAMDAEAKMAKGGRIEKHVLRAAFEGVLPDEILWRQKEQFSDGVGYGWIDGLKAHAEAQVGDAEFAMAAQRFPHNPPQSKEAYFYRRLFEREFPGEGCARTVPGGKSIACSSPAAIEWDAAFSAAADPSGRAVAGVHNAATA, from the coding sequence ATGTGTTCCATCCTTTCCGTCATCGACCTCCGCCCCGGCAGCGATCTCGCCGTGCTGCGGCCACTCGCGCTCTCGCTGTCCGCACGGCAGCGCCATCGCGGGCCCGACTGGAGCGGCGTGTACCAGCATCCCCATGCGCTGCTGGTGCACGAGCGATTGGCCATCGTCGATCCCGCTGGCGGCGCGCAACCGTTGCTCTCCGGCGACGGGCAACTGGCGCTCGCGGTCAACGGCGAGATCTACAACCACCGCGAACTGCGCACGGATCTTGAGGACGCCTACGCCTTCCAGAGCGGCTCCGATTGCGAGGTGATCAACGCGCTGCATGCCCGCGATCCCGAGGGCGATGCCGGCGCGTGGCTCGACCGGCTCAACGGCATGTTCGCCTTCGTGCTGTGGGATGCGCGGCGGCAGCGCGCGATCATCGCCCGCGACCACATCGGCATCTGCCCGCTGTACTGGGGCCACGATGTCGAAGGCCGGCTGTGGGTCTCGTCGGAGATGAAGGCAATCGCGCGGCTGTGCGATGACGTCGCCCAGTTTCCGCCCGGCCACTGGTTCGACACGCGCAGCGGCGTGCTGCATCGCTATTACCAGCGGCCATGGCGGGATGTCGCCGCCACCGAAGGCGTGCAGGTATCGAAGGCCGCCCTGCGCGAGGCGTTCGAAGCCGCCGTGCATCGCCAGTTGATGAGCGATGTGCCCTACGGCGTGCTGCTGTCGGGCGGGCTGGATTCATCGCTGGTCGCCGCCTGCGCCGCGAAGTTCGCCCGCCAGCGCATCGAGGACGATGACGCCTCGGAAGCCTGGTGGCCGCGCCTGCATTCCTTCGCCATCGGGCTGGAGGGCTCGCCCGACCTCAAGGCCGCGCAGATCGCCGCCGATGCGCTCGGCACCGTGCACCACGGTTTCACCTACACCTTCGAGGAAGGGCTCGACGCGATCCCCGACGTCATCCGCCATGTCGAGACCTGCGACGTCACCACCATCCGCGCCTCCACGCCGATGTACCTGCTGGCGCGGCGGATCAAGGCGATGGGCGTGAAGATGGTGCTGTCGGGCGAGGGCAGCGATGAACTGTTCGGCGGCTACCTGTATTTCCACAAGGCGCCGGACGCGCGTTCTTTCCACGAGGAACTGGTGCGCAAGCTCGACGCGCTGCACCAGTACGACTGCCTGCGCGCCAACAAATCGATGATGGCCTGGGGCGTGGAGCCGCGCGTGCCGTTCCTGGACCGCGAATTCATCGAGGTGGCGATGGCGATGGATGCCGAAGCGAAGATGGCGAAGGGCGGGCGCATCGAGAAGCACGTGCTGCGCGCGGCCTTCGAAGGCGTTCTGCCCGACGAGATCCTGTGGCGGCAGAAGGAGCAGTTCAGCGACGGCGTCGGCTACGGCTGGATCGACGGCCTCAAGGCGCACGCCGAAGCGCAGGTGGGCGATGCCGAATTCGCCATGGCCGCGCAGCGTTTCCCGCACAACCCGCCGCAGAGCAAGGAGGCCTATTTCTATCGCCGCCTGTTCGAACGCGAATTTCCGGGCGAAGGCTGCGCGCGCACGGTGCCGGGCGGCAAGTCGATCGCCTGCTCATCACCGGCGGCGATCGAATGGGATGCGGCGTTCTCGGCGGCGGCGGATCCCTCGGGACGCGCGGTGGCGGGGGTGCACAACGCGGCGACTGCCTGA
- a CDS encoding sigma-70 family RNA polymerase sigma factor: MQAFRGDAAVTTWLTRIVLNECYARLRQRHPTVDLDQVDAARGDARILQFPTRFGMEDPANSASRLQMRGFIENAIAALPEAFRVVFVMRDIEECSTEETAEALGILPETVKTRLHRARRQLRLALEESVASSLGDAFPFLGPRCARLTDAVMQRLPVAAPMPHPTHPGEH, from the coding sequence CTGCAGGCCTTTCGCGGCGATGCCGCCGTCACCACCTGGCTGACCCGCATCGTGCTCAACGAGTGCTACGCGCGATTGCGCCAGCGTCATCCCACGGTCGATCTGGACCAGGTCGATGCCGCGCGTGGCGACGCCCGCATCCTTCAATTCCCCACGAGGTTCGGCATGGAAGATCCGGCCAATTCCGCTTCACGCCTGCAGATGCGCGGGTTCATCGAAAACGCCATCGCCGCGCTGCCCGAAGCCTTCCGCGTGGTCTTCGTGATGCGCGACATCGAGGAATGCAGCACCGAGGAAACCGCCGAGGCGCTCGGCATCCTGCCGGAAACGGTGAAGACGCGGCTGCATCGCGCGCGCCGGCAATTGCGCCTGGCGCTGGAGGAATCCGTCGCGTCCTCGCTGGGCGATGCCTTCCCCTTCCTGGGCCCGCGCTGCGCACGCCTGACCGACGCGGTCATGCAGCGCCTGCCCGTTGCCGCACCGATGCCACATCCCACCCACCCCGGAGAACACTGA